In one Curtobacterium citreum genomic region, the following are encoded:
- a CDS encoding alpha-galactosidase encodes MPTQTAATTTTSSPTPGIVHLTAGGVSLVLDCRDAALPAIVHWGAGLGALDEDALVALAAAAVPPVAQNEPDVPVRLAVLPEPHRGWSGRPGLAGHRDGRDWSPAFTVTALDVRLHGDDGRDDAGTGTSAGTDAGTGTGGTVTADAEDRTAGLAVRVTVELLASGLVRARAAVTNTAAGTYTVDDLTVAFPVPSRAREVLDLAGRWGKERTPQRRELVVGTHERDSRKGRTGPDAATVLSVGVPGFGFASGEVWGVHTAWSGNHRHYAERLSTGRQVAGGSELLLPGEVRLGTGETYEGPWVHAAYGDGLDDQARRFHRWLRSRPQHPTSPRPVTINVWEAVYFDHDLAKLTELAERAARLGVERYVLDDGWFRHRRDDHAGLGDWYVDEGVWPDGLGPIVDRVRALGMQFGLWFEPEMVNEDSDLARAHPEWIMQADGRLPVRSRDQQVLNLAIPEAFAHVLDRMTAIIGEYGIDYVKWDHNRDLVEAGHRGGGAAVHEQTQAAYRLMATLKERFPALEIEACASGGARVDLGVLEHTDRVWVSDDIDPLERQQMHRWTQQLLPPELLGAHVASGTSHSTGRHHDVSFRAGTAMIGHFGIEWDLTQATPEEEATLADWIALHREWRGLLHGGDLVRNDEVDPTRLVYGVVAPDRRDALFFLVSTGRSEVSGTGPMRFRDLDPGVTYRVDPVFRGPDHLLNPPSWWAGERRFPGRVLGTVGLEVPLLPADCVVPFRVTAV; translated from the coding sequence ATGCCGACCCAGACCGCAGCGACCACGACCACCAGCTCCCCGACGCCGGGGATCGTCCACCTGACCGCAGGGGGCGTGTCCCTCGTGCTCGACTGCCGCGATGCCGCGCTGCCGGCGATCGTGCACTGGGGGGCCGGGCTCGGCGCCCTCGACGAGGACGCCCTCGTCGCCCTGGCCGCCGCCGCGGTGCCGCCGGTGGCGCAGAACGAGCCCGACGTGCCGGTCCGGCTCGCGGTCCTGCCCGAACCGCACCGTGGGTGGAGCGGGCGCCCCGGACTCGCCGGACACCGTGACGGCCGGGACTGGTCGCCCGCGTTCACCGTGACGGCCCTGGACGTGCGGCTGCACGGGGACGACGGACGCGACGACGCGGGCACGGGCACGAGCGCTGGCACGGACGCGGGCACGGGCACGGGCGGCACCGTCACGGCCGACGCCGAGGACCGCACCGCCGGGCTCGCCGTCCGCGTCACCGTCGAGCTGCTCGCGTCCGGACTCGTCCGCGCCCGGGCCGCCGTCACGAACACCGCCGCGGGGACCTACACCGTCGACGACCTGACCGTCGCCTTCCCTGTCCCGTCCCGCGCCCGCGAGGTCCTCGACCTCGCCGGCCGTTGGGGCAAGGAGCGCACCCCGCAGCGCCGGGAGCTCGTCGTCGGCACGCACGAGCGCGACAGCCGCAAGGGGCGCACCGGTCCGGACGCCGCGACCGTGCTGAGCGTCGGCGTCCCCGGGTTCGGGTTCGCGTCCGGTGAGGTCTGGGGTGTGCACACGGCCTGGAGCGGCAACCACCGGCACTACGCCGAGCGCCTGTCGACCGGACGCCAGGTGGCCGGTGGCTCGGAGCTCCTGCTGCCGGGCGAGGTCCGTCTCGGCACCGGGGAGACGTACGAGGGGCCGTGGGTCCACGCCGCGTACGGAGACGGCCTCGACGACCAGGCGCGCCGCTTCCACCGCTGGCTCCGCAGCCGACCGCAGCACCCGACGTCGCCGCGCCCGGTCACGATCAACGTGTGGGAGGCGGTCTACTTCGACCACGACCTCGCCAAGCTGACCGAGCTCGCCGAGCGGGCCGCGCGCCTCGGCGTCGAGCGGTACGTGCTCGACGACGGCTGGTTCCGTCACCGCCGCGACGACCACGCCGGACTCGGCGACTGGTACGTCGACGAGGGCGTCTGGCCGGACGGCCTCGGCCCGATCGTCGACCGCGTCCGTGCCCTCGGCATGCAGTTCGGCCTGTGGTTCGAGCCCGAGATGGTGAACGAGGACAGCGACCTCGCCCGGGCGCACCCGGAGTGGATCATGCAGGCCGACGGGCGGCTGCCGGTGCGCTCCCGCGACCAGCAGGTCCTCAACCTCGCGATCCCCGAGGCCTTCGCACACGTCCTCGACCGGATGACCGCGATCATCGGCGAGTACGGCATCGACTACGTCAAGTGGGACCACAACCGCGACCTGGTCGAGGCCGGGCACCGCGGGGGCGGGGCCGCCGTGCACGAGCAGACCCAGGCCGCCTACCGGCTCATGGCGACGCTCAAGGAGCGCTTCCCCGCGCTCGAGATCGAGGCCTGCGCCTCCGGTGGGGCACGCGTCGACCTCGGCGTCCTCGAGCACACCGACCGCGTCTGGGTGTCCGACGACATCGACCCGCTCGAGCGGCAGCAGATGCACCGGTGGACGCAGCAGCTGCTGCCGCCGGAGCTCCTCGGCGCGCACGTCGCGAGCGGCACGAGCCACAGCACCGGACGCCACCACGACGTGTCGTTCCGCGCGGGCACGGCGATGATCGGGCACTTCGGGATCGAGTGGGACCTCACCCAGGCCACCCCGGAGGAGGAGGCGACGCTCGCCGACTGGATCGCGCTCCACCGGGAGTGGCGCGGCCTGCTGCACGGCGGGGACCTCGTCCGGAACGACGAGGTCGACCCCACGCGCCTCGTGTACGGGGTCGTCGCGCCGGACCGTCGGGACGCACTGTTCTTCCTCGTCAGCACGGGCCGCTCCGAGGTGTCGGGCACCGGACCGATGCGCTTCCGCGACCTCGACCCCGGCGTCACCTACCGCGTCGACCCGGTGTTCCGCGGCCCCGACCACCTGCTGAACCCGCCGTCGTGGTGGGCGGGGGAGCGCCGGTTCCCCGGCCGCGTCCTCGGCACCGTCGGCCTCGAGGTCCCGCTGCTCCCCGCGGACTGCGTGGTCCCGTTCCGCGTGACGGCCGTCTGA
- a CDS encoding magnesium and cobalt transport protein CorA, with translation MTVELNTVYVDRIAPIVCPSLETTFRMIGDQGASACIVLHRPDAEELGDVAVALGLHELAVEDAAEGHQRPKLERYGSTLFAVLKPAVYHDGREEVEFGEVHAFVGESFFLAVVPADPRGPQAVPRALQRMSGKPGLVTVGPQAQLWALMDSIVDGYAPVIDGLEEDINQIEDQLFSGVPGVSKRIYELFGEVVDFQRAARPLIGMIENLHRGADKYHLPVEMQRRFRDVLDHAIRTVERLDTFRSLLQNALTVDSTLAAQKQNDDTKRISGWAAILFAPTLIAAIYGMNFTHMPELSWTWGYPLSIVAMVLFAAVLYVVFKVKRWF, from the coding sequence GTGACCGTCGAGCTCAACACCGTCTACGTCGACCGGATCGCCCCGATCGTGTGCCCCTCGCTCGAGACGACCTTCCGGATGATCGGCGACCAGGGTGCGAGCGCGTGCATCGTGCTGCACCGCCCGGACGCCGAGGAGCTCGGGGACGTCGCGGTGGCCCTGGGGCTGCACGAGCTCGCGGTGGAGGACGCCGCCGAGGGGCACCAGCGCCCGAAGCTCGAGCGGTACGGATCGACGCTCTTCGCCGTGCTGAAGCCCGCCGTGTACCACGACGGCCGAGAGGAAGTGGAGTTCGGCGAGGTGCACGCCTTCGTGGGGGAGTCGTTCTTCCTCGCGGTCGTGCCGGCCGACCCCCGCGGTCCCCAGGCCGTCCCGCGCGCGCTGCAGCGGATGAGCGGCAAGCCCGGTCTGGTCACGGTGGGGCCGCAGGCGCAGCTCTGGGCGCTGATGGACTCGATCGTGGACGGGTACGCGCCCGTGATCGACGGCCTCGAGGAGGACATCAACCAGATCGAGGACCAGCTGTTCTCCGGCGTCCCCGGGGTCTCGAAGCGCATCTACGAACTGTTCGGCGAGGTCGTCGACTTCCAGCGGGCCGCCCGTCCGCTCATCGGCATGATCGAGAACCTGCACCGCGGCGCCGACAAGTACCACCTGCCGGTCGAGATGCAGCGGCGCTTCCGGGACGTGCTCGACCACGCGATCCGGACCGTCGAGCGCCTGGACACGTTCCGCTCCCTGCTGCAGAACGCCCTGACGGTCGACTCGACCCTGGCGGCGCAGAAGCAGAACGACGACACGAAGCGCATCTCCGGCTGGGCGGCGATCCTGTTCGCCCCGACGCTCATCGCCGCGATCTACGGCATGAACTTCACGCACATGCCCGAGCTGTCGTGGACGTGGGGCTACCCGCTGTCGATCGTCGCGATGGTGTTGTTCGCCGCCGTCCTGTACGTCGTGTTCAAGGTGAAGCGCTGGTTCTGA
- a CDS encoding tryptophan-rich sensory protein has protein sequence MLTKGVVMGKAWRIVVAVSAVVAVVGAFVGSGAVVGTPIQDAAGGALSASSTAIAPDGPAFSIWSVVYVGLLAYAVRQCFRTADDARHARLALPATLSLLLNAAWILSVQFGALWLSEPVIVALLVVLVWTFAVLRRTTASGVVEQVLTDGTFGLYLGWVCVATAANTAAVLAAAGFEGFGLGQDVWGVVVALVAGLVGVLLAVWGGGRLAPTVSLAWGLAWVAVGRLDGPLVSVPTAVAAVVSIAAVVLVTLVVRTRVGWVGARRGAGAARVA, from the coding sequence ATGCTGACGAAGGGAGTGGTCATGGGCAAGGCCTGGAGGATCGTGGTCGCGGTGAGCGCGGTCGTCGCGGTGGTCGGCGCGTTCGTCGGGTCCGGAGCGGTGGTGGGCACCCCGATCCAGGACGCGGCCGGCGGGGCGCTGTCGGCGTCCTCGACCGCCATCGCGCCGGACGGACCGGCGTTCTCGATCTGGAGCGTCGTCTACGTCGGGCTGCTCGCGTACGCGGTGCGGCAGTGCTTCCGGACCGCCGACGACGCGCGGCACGCACGGCTCGCGCTGCCCGCGACGCTGTCCCTGCTGCTGAACGCCGCGTGGATCCTGTCCGTGCAGTTCGGGGCGCTGTGGCTGAGCGAGCCGGTCATCGTCGCGCTGCTCGTGGTGCTCGTGTGGACGTTCGCGGTGCTGCGGCGGACCACGGCGTCGGGCGTCGTCGAGCAGGTGCTGACCGACGGGACGTTCGGGCTGTACCTCGGGTGGGTCTGCGTCGCGACGGCGGCCAACACCGCGGCGGTGCTCGCGGCGGCCGGGTTCGAGGGCTTCGGTCTCGGCCAGGACGTCTGGGGCGTGGTCGTGGCGCTCGTCGCCGGGCTCGTCGGGGTGCTCCTGGCGGTGTGGGGCGGCGGACGACTGGCCCCGACGGTGTCGCTCGCGTGGGGCCTGGCCTGGGTCGCGGTCGGGCGGCTCGACGGGCCGCTCGTGTCCGTGCCGACGGCCGTGGCCGCGGTGGTGTCGATCGCGGCGGTCGTGCTCGTCACCCTCGTGGTGCGCACCCGCGTCGGGTGGGTCGGGGCGCGCCGCGGCGCGGGCGCCGCGCGGGTGGCGTAG
- the ald gene encoding alanine dehydrogenase, with protein sequence MLIGVPTEVKNNEYRVAATPAGVGELTLHGHQVLVQAGAGTGSSFGDDEYRAAGAMVVDTAAEVWARAELVLKVKEPVASEYASIRPGQVLFTYLHLAADRPLTSALVESGATAIAYETVQLPDRSLPLLSPMSEIAGRLSVQVGAAQLMRTAGGRGLLLGGVPGTPKGRVVVIGGGVAGEHAATMALGLGAEVTVFDISLPRLRALDARFDGRITTLRSSSHAIAEALRDADLVIGSVLIPGASAPKLVTDAMVAGMREGSVLVDIAIDQGGCFEGSRPTTHDDPTFRVHDAVYYCVANMPGAVPRTSTISLTNATLPYALAVADQGWERATEADPALAKGLNVHAGRVVNEAVAAAHGLAAAR encoded by the coding sequence ATGCTGATCGGCGTCCCCACAGAGGTCAAGAACAACGAGTACCGCGTCGCGGCGACGCCGGCGGGGGTCGGTGAGCTGACGTTGCACGGCCACCAGGTCCTCGTGCAGGCCGGCGCCGGCACCGGGTCGTCCTTCGGCGACGACGAGTACCGCGCCGCCGGGGCCATGGTCGTCGACACCGCCGCCGAGGTCTGGGCCCGGGCCGAGCTCGTGCTCAAGGTGAAGGAGCCCGTGGCGTCGGAGTACGCCTCGATCCGCCCCGGGCAGGTGCTCTTCACGTACCTGCACCTGGCCGCCGACCGCCCCCTCACGTCGGCGCTCGTGGAGTCCGGCGCGACCGCGATCGCCTACGAGACCGTGCAGCTGCCGGACCGGTCGCTACCCCTGCTCTCGCCGATGTCCGAGATCGCCGGACGACTGTCCGTGCAGGTCGGCGCGGCGCAGCTCATGCGCACCGCGGGCGGCCGCGGCCTGCTGCTCGGCGGGGTCCCCGGGACGCCGAAGGGCCGGGTCGTCGTGATCGGCGGTGGCGTCGCGGGCGAGCACGCGGCGACGATGGCGCTCGGCCTGGGCGCTGAGGTCACCGTGTTCGACATCAGCCTGCCGCGGCTCCGTGCGCTCGACGCCCGTTTCGACGGCCGCATCACGACGCTGCGGTCCTCGTCGCACGCGATCGCCGAGGCGCTGCGTGACGCGGACCTGGTGATCGGGTCGGTGCTCATCCCCGGGGCCTCGGCGCCGAAGCTCGTGACCGACGCGATGGTCGCCGGCATGCGCGAGGGTTCGGTGCTCGTCGACATCGCCATCGACCAGGGCGGGTGCTTCGAGGGTTCGCGGCCGACCACCCACGACGACCCGACCTTCCGGGTGCACGACGCCGTGTACTACTGCGTGGCGAACATGCCCGGGGCGGTGCCGCGCACGAGCACGATCTCGCTGACGAACGCGACGCTGCCGTACGCCCTCGCCGTCGCCGACCAGGGCTGGGAGCGGGCGACCGAGGCGGACCCGGCGCTCGCGAAGGGGCTGAACGTGCACGCGGGCCGCGTCGTGAACGAGGCGGTGGCCGCCGCGCACGGGCTGGCGGCCGCGCGGTAG
- a CDS encoding FAD-binding oxidoreductase, which translates to MDTVVTALRSALADPDGTVVRTDPAVLDAARTDKSGWTAPGGPVAVVEARSVADVQAVLRTCSAARVPVVPRGAGTGLAGGANGTEGSVVLSVARMDRIIEVSVADEYAVVEPGVLNGALDAAVAAHGLRFAPDPASAAISTVGGNIATNAGGLRCVKYGVTREAVLGLDVVLADGRLVSTGRRTVKGVTGLDLTALFVGSEGTLGVVVGATVRLVPLPAGAPATLGAVFPTVADAARGAAAVVTGASRPSTVELLDAAALAGIAAHLGPQVLTETLGSSSADGAFLLVEFDGPDAAQAALGAAPRLQAEGGTVHHATSAVERERLLTVRRSFHPAMEARGRVLIEDVAVPRSRLAEMFERVEAIGRRHGVAIPTVAHAGDGNLHPNFVFAGDEVPAHVWAAADELFRAAIDLGGTLTGEHGVGVLKRRWLGDELGDDVLDLQRGVKAMFDPLGILNPGKAI; encoded by the coding sequence ATGGACACCGTCGTCACCGCCCTCCGCTCCGCCCTCGCGGACCCGGACGGCACCGTCGTCCGCACCGACCCGGCGGTGCTCGACGCCGCACGGACCGACAAGTCCGGCTGGACCGCACCCGGCGGGCCGGTCGCCGTGGTCGAGGCCCGGTCGGTCGCCGACGTCCAGGCCGTGCTCCGGACCTGCTCCGCGGCGCGGGTGCCGGTCGTCCCGCGTGGCGCCGGCACCGGGTTGGCCGGCGGCGCGAACGGCACCGAGGGCTCCGTCGTGCTCAGCGTCGCCCGGATGGACCGCATCATCGAGGTCTCGGTCGCCGACGAGTACGCCGTCGTCGAGCCAGGCGTGCTGAACGGTGCGCTCGACGCCGCGGTCGCCGCGCACGGTCTGCGCTTCGCCCCGGACCCCGCCAGCGCTGCGATCTCGACCGTCGGCGGCAACATCGCCACGAACGCCGGCGGGTTGCGCTGCGTCAAGTACGGCGTGACGCGCGAGGCTGTGCTCGGACTCGACGTGGTCCTGGCGGACGGCCGGCTCGTCTCCACCGGACGCCGCACGGTCAAGGGCGTCACCGGCCTCGACCTGACGGCGCTGTTCGTCGGATCGGAGGGCACCCTCGGGGTGGTCGTGGGGGCGACCGTCCGACTCGTGCCGCTGCCGGCCGGAGCGCCCGCGACGCTCGGGGCGGTGTTCCCGACGGTGGCCGACGCGGCCCGGGGTGCCGCGGCCGTCGTGACCGGCGCGAGCCGGCCGTCGACGGTGGAGCTGCTCGACGCGGCCGCCCTCGCGGGCATCGCCGCGCACCTCGGACCGCAGGTGCTGACCGAGACGCTCGGGAGCAGCTCGGCGGACGGGGCGTTCCTGCTCGTCGAGTTCGACGGGCCGGACGCAGCGCAGGCCGCGCTGGGAGCCGCACCGCGCCTCCAGGCCGAGGGCGGCACCGTGCACCACGCGACGTCCGCCGTGGAACGTGAGCGCCTGCTGACCGTCCGACGGTCCTTCCACCCGGCCATGGAGGCGCGCGGCCGGGTGCTGATCGAGGACGTCGCGGTGCCGCGGAGCCGGCTCGCCGAGATGTTCGAGCGGGTCGAGGCGATCGGGCGCCGGCACGGCGTGGCGATCCCGACCGTTGCGCACGCGGGGGACGGCAACCTGCACCCGAACTTCGTCTTCGCGGGGGACGAGGTGCCCGCGCACGTCTGGGCCGCGGCCGACGAGCTGTTCCGCGCGGCGATCGACCTCGGGGGCACGCTGACCGGTGAGCACGGTGTCGGGGTGCTCAAGCGGCGGTGGCTCGGCGACGAGCTCGGTGACGACGTCCTCGACCTGCAGCGGGGTGTGAAGGCGATGTTCGACCCGCTCGGGATCCTCAACCCGGGCAAGGCGATCTGA
- a CDS encoding helix-turn-helix transcriptional regulator codes for MVFTRATQPPTAPVPGVPTSPDATDASRQDDGRRRGARYFRRLAGTDIDEALAFFTGDYDFRAPRVRRTHTQQHWDFAGVGDARMSLRSSRLLVDLQTESLVDDEFLVAWMRSGTSTITFQGREHALEPGVPVVLPFAEAYALHHRDIGLNLVHLDRDFVRSVVGEDDFAFEPMRRPTAEGLRAWQSVVRAHSGTWLDVEHDLTPIVQRSIAESFVAAAVQAFPRRDRWRSSVTGSGPEHDRLRRALEYVHAHAREPIGTTEIAEAAGLSPRGLQQSLRRHLDQTPGDLLRSVRLDGARVDLLRADRDVTNVAEIARAWGFGHLGRFSATYRARFGELPSESLRTR; via the coding sequence ATGGTGTTCACTCGTGCGACCCAGCCGCCGACGGCGCCCGTTCCGGGTGTCCCGACGTCGCCGGACGCCACCGATGCCAGCCGCCAGGACGACGGTCGGCGCCGTGGCGCCCGCTACTTCCGCCGCCTCGCCGGGACCGACATCGACGAAGCCCTCGCCTTCTTCACGGGCGACTACGACTTCCGAGCGCCTCGCGTCCGCCGGACGCACACGCAGCAGCACTGGGACTTCGCGGGCGTCGGTGACGCGCGGATGTCGCTCCGGTCCTCGCGGCTGCTGGTCGACCTGCAGACCGAGAGCCTGGTCGACGACGAGTTCCTCGTCGCGTGGATGCGCTCGGGCACGAGCACGATCACGTTCCAGGGACGCGAGCACGCGCTCGAGCCCGGCGTCCCCGTCGTGCTGCCCTTCGCCGAGGCGTACGCGCTGCACCACCGGGACATCGGGCTGAACCTCGTGCACCTCGACCGCGACTTCGTGCGGTCGGTGGTCGGCGAGGACGACTTCGCGTTCGAGCCGATGCGTCGTCCGACGGCCGAGGGACTGCGCGCCTGGCAGTCCGTCGTCCGCGCGCACTCCGGCACCTGGCTCGACGTCGAGCACGACCTGACGCCGATCGTGCAGCGGTCGATCGCCGAGTCGTTCGTCGCCGCCGCCGTGCAGGCGTTCCCGCGACGGGATCGCTGGCGCTCGTCCGTCACCGGCTCGGGGCCCGAGCACGACCGGTTGCGACGCGCGCTCGAGTACGTGCACGCCCACGCCCGCGAACCCATCGGGACGACCGAGATCGCCGAAGCCGCCGGGCTCAGCCCCCGTGGCCTGCAGCAGTCGCTCCGGCGCCACCTGGACCAGACGCCGGGCGACCTGCTCCGGAGCGTCCGGCTCGACGGCGCCCGGGTGGACCTGCTCCGGGCGGACCGGGACGTCACGAACGTCGCGGAGATCGCCCGCGCATGGGGCTTCGGGCACCTCGGTCGGTTCTCGGCGACCTACCGGGCCCGCTTCGGCGAGCTCCCCAGCGAGTCGCTCCGCACCCGCTGA
- a CDS encoding sugar-binding transcriptional regulator: protein MSDAAQPMRTQQALRAAHLYYLQDLTMDAIADELGTSRSSVSRLLKYARDTGLVDIQIRSPLDQAAALSRNIRARFGVHAHVVPVPDHTSDVDRLERVALSAARILTQYVESNMVVGISWGSTVSAVSRYLVPKTTHGSTVVQINGAANTRTTGIVYASEILRRFGEAYGAFVQQFPVPAFFDDPATKEMLFRERSIRRVLDLHERMDLVVFGVGAPQAPVPSHVYSGGYLDPADRDELAQAEVVGDVSTVFYRADGSWKDIGVNARAGGPDLDTIKRAPRRVCVVAGRGKAASLKGALAAGLVTDLILDESVGQAILQP from the coding sequence ATGAGCGATGCTGCGCAGCCGATGCGGACCCAGCAGGCGCTGCGCGCCGCACACCTGTACTACCTGCAGGACCTGACGATGGACGCCATCGCGGACGAGCTCGGCACCTCGCGGTCGTCGGTCTCGCGGTTGCTGAAGTACGCCAGGGACACCGGGCTCGTGGACATCCAGATCCGCTCGCCGCTCGACCAGGCGGCAGCGCTCAGCCGGAACATCCGGGCGCGGTTCGGCGTGCACGCCCACGTCGTGCCGGTGCCGGACCACACGAGCGACGTCGACCGGCTCGAGCGTGTCGCCCTGTCCGCCGCGCGCATCCTGACGCAGTACGTCGAGTCGAACATGGTGGTCGGCATCTCGTGGGGCTCGACCGTGAGCGCGGTGAGTCGGTACCTCGTGCCGAAGACGACCCACGGCTCGACCGTCGTGCAGATCAACGGTGCGGCGAACACCCGGACGACCGGCATCGTCTACGCGTCCGAGATCCTGCGGCGGTTCGGCGAGGCGTACGGCGCGTTCGTGCAGCAGTTCCCCGTCCCGGCGTTCTTCGACGACCCGGCGACGAAGGAGATGCTCTTCCGCGAGCGTTCCATCCGCCGCGTGCTCGACTTGCACGAGCGGATGGACCTCGTCGTGTTCGGTGTCGGCGCGCCGCAGGCCCCGGTGCCCTCGCACGTGTACTCCGGCGGGTACCTCGACCCGGCCGACCGCGACGAGCTCGCGCAGGCCGAGGTCGTCGGCGACGTCTCGACGGTCTTCTACCGGGCGGACGGGTCGTGGAAGGACATCGGCGTGAACGCGCGCGCCGGCGGACCCGACCTCGACACGATCAAGCGGGCGCCCCGCCGGGTGTGCGTCGTCGCGGGCCGGGGGAAGGCGGCGTCGCTCAAGGGCGCCCTCGCCGCGGGACTCGTGACCGACCTGATCCTGGACGAGAGCGTCGGGCAGGCGATCCTGCAGCCCTAG
- a CDS encoding glycerol-3-phosphate dehydrogenase/oxidase, which yields MSKKTQPRNTVTALTERPNAQVLIVGGGINGIATFRDLALQGVDVVLVERGDYAGGASAASSHMIHGGIRYLENGEFRLVRESVQERNGLIRIAPHYVKPLQTTMPIFSTFSGIMNAPLRMLTHKQRSTKERGAALIKIGMTIYDSFSRDGGSVPKHRFLTKKAALADMPALNKDLKYTGTYYDASVHEPERLALDVLKDGLAAAKGSGSAATARSVNYVEAAGTRDGGVVLRDRETGEEFVFSAEVVVNASGPWTDLTNQAFGGETKFMGGTKGSHIVVDNPELLEATKGRELFFENNDGRIVLIYPLKGRVLIGTTDIDADPSQPAVCTEEEVDYFFGLVKHVFPQIALDRDHIVYRYSGIRPLPRHEDTAPGFVSRDYRIVDTPIAGLPGTTVLSLVGGKWTTFRALAAHLSSDVTTKLGVDRKVDTTGMPIGGGKDFPTTDAQRALWIKSHRDGLDEQLVDGLLERYGTRAAEVVDVLTDGPVEPLESDPTLTRAEVAYFAEHEQAVHLVDVVLRRTNLAFVGGVTIDLLDELADVLAGALGWTAEERADEVQRTLDVLRESHGVIVPLHTSAAQPA from the coding sequence ATGTCGAAGAAGACGCAGCCCCGGAACACGGTGACCGCGCTCACCGAGCGCCCCAACGCCCAGGTCCTCATCGTCGGTGGCGGCATCAACGGCATCGCCACCTTCCGCGACCTCGCCCTGCAGGGCGTCGACGTCGTGCTCGTCGAGCGCGGCGACTACGCCGGCGGCGCCTCGGCCGCGTCCAGCCACATGATCCACGGCGGCATCCGCTACCTGGAGAACGGCGAGTTCCGCCTGGTGCGCGAGAGCGTGCAGGAGCGCAACGGCCTGATCCGCATCGCGCCGCACTACGTGAAGCCGCTGCAGACGACGATGCCGATCTTCTCGACGTTCTCCGGCATCATGAACGCCCCGCTGCGCATGCTCACGCACAAGCAGCGCTCGACCAAGGAGCGCGGCGCCGCGCTCATCAAGATCGGCATGACGATCTACGACTCCTTCTCGCGCGACGGCGGCTCGGTGCCGAAGCACCGCTTCCTCACGAAGAAGGCCGCGCTGGCCGACATGCCCGCGCTCAACAAGGACCTGAAGTACACGGGCACCTACTACGACGCGTCCGTGCACGAGCCGGAGCGCCTGGCGCTTGACGTGCTCAAGGACGGCCTCGCAGCAGCGAAGGGCTCCGGCAGCGCCGCGACCGCCCGCTCCGTCAACTACGTCGAGGCAGCCGGCACCCGCGACGGCGGTGTCGTGCTCCGCGACCGCGAGACCGGCGAGGAGTTCGTCTTCTCGGCCGAGGTCGTCGTGAACGCCTCCGGCCCCTGGACCGACCTGACGAACCAGGCGTTCGGCGGCGAGACGAAGTTCATGGGCGGCACGAAGGGCTCGCACATCGTCGTCGACAACCCCGAGCTCCTCGAGGCGACGAAGGGCCGCGAGCTGTTCTTCGAGAACAACGACGGCCGCATCGTCCTCATCTACCCGCTGAAGGGCCGGGTGCTCATCGGCACGACGGACATCGACGCCGACCCGTCGCAGCCGGCGGTGTGCACCGAGGAGGAGGTCGACTACTTCTTCGGGCTCGTCAAGCACGTCTTCCCGCAGATCGCGCTCGACCGCGACCACATCGTGTACCGCTACTCCGGCATCCGCCCGCTCCCCCGCCACGAGGACACCGCCCCCGGCTTCGTGTCCCGCGACTACCGGATCGTCGACACCCCGATCGCCGGCCTGCCCGGCACGACCGTGCTCTCGCTCGTCGGCGGCAAGTGGACGACGTTCCGTGCCCTCGCCGCGCACCTGTCCTCGGACGTCACGACGAAGCTCGGCGTGGACCGGAAGGTCGACACGACGGGCATGCCGATCGGCGGCGGCAAGGACTTCCCGACGACCGACGCCCAGCGCGCGCTGTGGATCAAGTCGCACCGGGACGGTCTCGACGAGCAGCTCGTCGACGGCCTGCTCGAGCGCTACGGCACCCGTGCGGCCGAGGTCGTGGACGTCCTGACCGACGGCCCGGTCGAGCCGCTCGAGTCCGACCCGACGCTCACCCGTGCCGAGGTCGCGTACTTCGCCGAGCACGAGCAGGCGGTCCACCTGGTGGACGTGGTGCTCCGCCGCACGAACCTGGCGTTCGTCGGCGGCGTCACGATCGACCTGCTCGACGAGCTGGCCGACGTCCTCGCCGGTGCGCTCGGCTGGACGGCCGAGGAGCGCGCGGACGAGGTCCAGCGCACGCTCGACGTCCTGCGCGAGTCGCACGGCGTGATCGTGCCGCTGCACACGTCGGCGGCGCAGCCCGCGTAG